Below is a genomic region from Kribbella qitaiheensis.
TCGGAAGATCGAACTGACCATCGCCACTTTCAACGAGTTCGGCTACAGCGACCTGTACCGCGAGTACGAGGCGGCGCACCCGAACGTCAAGATCACCGAACGCCGGGGCGCCACCGTCGACGTGCACATCAAGAACCTCGACGACAACCTCGCGGCAGGTTCGGGGATGGCCGACATCGAGGCGATGGAGGTCAGCTGGATCTACAAGTACCTGGCGAAGGCCGACAAGTTCGTGGATCTGCGCCAATACGGCGCCGACGACCTGAAGTCGCGGTGGCTGGACTGGAAGGTGGCCGGGGCGACCACCGGCGACGGCCGGATCATCGGTTACGGCACGGACATCGGGCCGATGGCGATGTGCTACCGCAAGGACCTGTTCGCCAAGGCCGGCCTGCCGACCGACCGGGCCGAGGTGGCCAAGCTCTTCCCGGACTGGGCCTCGTACTTCTCGTACGGGCGGAAGTTCAAGCGTGAGGTGCCGAACTCGGCCTGGTACGACTCTGCGACGGTGACCTGGGACGCGATGCGCAACCAGCTGATCCAGGCCTACTACTCCAACCAGGACCGGTACCTGGGCGCGGAGAACGAGAGGCTGAGGCGGACCTGGAACCAGGTCATAGCCGGCACCGAGGAGGGCTTGTCGGCGCGGCTGCCGGCCTGGACCGATGCCTGGACCAAGGGTTTCCGGACCGACGCGTTCGCCACCATCGCCTGCCCGGGCTGGCTGCTCGGCGTGATCCAGGACAACGCGGGCAGCTTCGGCAAGGGCAAGTGGGACGTCGCCGACGTGTTCCCCGGCGGTGGTGGCAACTGGGGCGGGTCCTACCTGACCGTGCCGACCCAGTCGGCGAACCCCGAGGAGGCCGCCAAGCTGGCCGCCTGGCTGACCGCGCCGGAGCAGCAGATCAAGGTCTTCAAGAAGGTCGGCTCGTTCCCGTCGACCACCGACGCGTACGACTCGCCGCAGGTGAAGTCGCAGGTCAACCCGTACTTCAACAACGCGCCGGTCGGCAAGATCTTCATCAACCGGGCCCAGAACGTGATCCTCAAACAGCACAAGGGACCGCGCGACGGCGAGATCAACCAGGTCTTCTCCGAGGCGCTGCAACGCGTCGAGGAAGGCAAGCAGTCCCCGGCGGCCGCGTGGAAACAGGCACTCCGAGACAGCGACAAGGCCGCGAACGTCCGTAAAACCGGCTGAGTGAGCTTTGCCGAAATCGCTCGAAACATCCCCGTAAAGACCACTGACGACAACCCGAGGTACTACGGTGTGAAGGTCCAGCACCGTCCGGGGAGGTCCGTTGCCGAAGCAAGCCCACGAGTCGATGTCCCCGACCCTGGAACAGGTGGCCGCGCTCGCCGGGGTTTCGCGGGCGACGGTCTCGCGGGTGGTGAACGGATCGCCGAAGGTGCTGCCGGACACGGTGGCCGCGGTCGAGCGCGCGATCGTCGAGCTCGGATACGTACCGAACCGGGCCGCCCGGGCGCTGGTGACCCGTCGTACGGACTCGGTCGCGCTGGTGGTGCCGGAGCCGGACAGCCGGGTGTTCTCGGACCCGTTCTTCGCCGGCATCCTGCGGGGCGTGAGTGCGGCCCTGGCGCCGACCTCGTCGCAGCTGGTGCTGCTGATCGAGCCGTCCGCGGGGGACGACCAGCGACTGCTGCGGTACCTGCGCGGCGGTCACGTGGACGGCGCGATCATCGTCAGCCACCACGGCCGCGACAACGTGCTGCAGGAGCTGGCCCAGTTGCCGCTGCCGATCGTGTTCAGCGCCCGCCCGCTCGGGGTGGAGGTCCCGGTCGCGAGCGTCGACGTGGACAACGTGGCCGGTGCCCGGACGGCAGTGGAGTACCTGCTGTCCAAGGGACGTCGCAAGCTCGGCACAGTCGCCGGCCCGGTCGACATGACGGCGGGAATCGACCGCCTCACCGGGTACCAGCTGGTGATGGCCGAGGAAGGTCTGCCCGAAGCCGTTGCGTACGGCGACTTCACGGCCGACGGTGGTGAACAGGCCGCGCTGAAACTCTTCGACGAGCATCCCGACCTCGACGGCTTGTTCGTGGCGAACGACCTGATGGCGACAGCCGCCCTGCGGGTGATCTCGCAACTCGGCCGGCGGGTGCCGCAGGACGTGGCCGTGGTCGGTTTCGACGACTCGGTGGTGGCTACCACGACGACGCCGAAGCTGACGACCGTGCGGCAGCCGGTGGTCCAGCTCGGCACCCGGCTCGCGGAGATCCTGCTGGCGAAGATCAACGGCGCGGACCTGACCGGCCCGGAGATCTTCAGCACCGAGCTGATCATCCGCGGCTCCGCCTGACAGCTACGGCGGGTCGTTCTGGAACTGGAACTGCACCCGGATCGAGCTGTCCAGCGGTAGTACCAGCGTGGTGTTCGCGGCGTTCCATTTCTGCGGTACGAGGAACAGCCGGTTCTCGCCGACCACGAGCAGCCGGAGCCCGCGGTACCGGTAGTTGAAGGTCTGACCGGCGCCCGGCCGGAGCACGGTCTCCTCGAGCCCGGGGGACCGCAGTTGCAGGCGTTCCTTGGTGTCCAGGATGACGACCGGGAACTGGCCGAGGTCCTTCGCATTGGACTTGGCCAGCCCGCGCCCGGAGTACTGCGCTGTCGTCGCGGTCGCCCAGAACGCACAGGTGATGGTGACCACCGCCAGCAGGCCGATCAGGACGGCTTGCTTCCCCACCTCTGGCTGGGCCTTGCTCGCCAGGTAGGACAGGTACCCGAGAGCCGCCGCGGCCAGGCCGATCACCACCGGCACCAGCAGCGCGTAGTACGGGATGCCGCCGATCAACGGATACGCGAGCAGGCCGAGGATGCCGAGGACCAGTACTGCGCTCGCCACGATCCGCGCGCGGCGTAGGGGATCTGCGCCAAGCCGGGCCCGGATCACGTTGTGCAGGAACAGTCCTGCGACCGCCAGCAGGGTGAAGATGAGCAGCGGAACCAGCAGCGGCTGCGGACTGCGCATCACGTAGTCCTGGGTGCTCAGGCCGATCGTGTCGACGTCGATCCCGAAGTACTCGTACTGCGATCTCGCGGACACGTAGCCGAAGTAGAACAATAGCCCGCTGATCAGGGTCACCGGCGCGACGATGCCGGCGGCGAAACTCACCCAGCGCTCGGCCGGCGACCGCTCGGCAGCCATCTCGTCAGCCGGTCGGGGACGTCGTGGGGAGGTCCCCGGGGCTGAACGCGATCTGGCTGCCGGGCTGGTCACCGGCCAGGCTCTTGCAGTCGGCTCCGGTGTTGCAGGTCGCGCGGATCGGCATGATCAGGGCGATGTCGTCGGTACCGGCCGCGACCTGGCGGGCGCCGACGAAACAGGGCTGGAAGTCGCCGGTGACCCACTGGACTTCGGGACACGGCCGGGCGTCGGCAGGGCAGCCTCGCTGGTCGATCTCGAAGACACCGCCGGGCTCGACGTGCGGGGAGCCGGTGACGATGGTGGTGCCGGCCGGGATCGGGCTCCGGCCGAGCCAGTTGACCTCGGCACAGCGGTAGATCCCGTTCTCCACGACGTTGCCGCCGATCGGCGCGGAGGCCAGCTCGATCGACGGTTTCGGCTGCACCTGCTGGGACGACTCGGGATCGGTCGGCTCGATCGACGGCTCGGCGAAGGTACCGGTCGGCGCCGAATCGTCCGGTGTTCCGGGGCCGGCGGTGGGGCCGCCGCAGCCGGCCAGTACCGCCAGCAGTCCGGTGGCCAGCGCTCTTCGCCATGGGCTCATGACGACCACCCCCGGCTTCAGAATGACTCCGGCCGCTGCCCTCGGCAACAGTTCGGGTACCTCTTTGTTCACTCTCCGCTGCGATGGGTGTCTCAGCGGGTCACCCACGTGATATCTCTGGATGCGAGGACCGCGACGGGGGGGAAACCGAATCAATGTCGGACCATGAGATCCGGATCGCGCTGGTATTGAACGGCGGGGTCAGTCTGGCCGTCTGGATGGGCGGTGTCACGCACGAACTCGACCTGATCCGGCGTGCTTCCGGTGGTGGCTCGAGGCCCGCTGCGCAGCCGTACGACGAAGTCCTGGCAGCGCGCTGGAAGGAGCTGTGCCATCGCGATGGGGAGCAGCGCCGGCTCGTCGTCGACGTGATCGCGGGCACCAGCGCGGGTGGGCTCAACGGGTCACTCCTCGCGACCGCGATCTCGCACGGGTCCACACTTGATCCAGATGGCGACAACGGACCGTGGTTGCGGCAGCGCTGGGTCGGGCTCGGCTCGCTCGAGGTCGGCAAGCTGGTCCCGGCCGCGGGCAAGCCGTCGTCGTCGGTGCTGGACGGCGACTTCTTCCTGAAGGAGCTGAACAGCCTCCTCGAAGGCGTCGCCGATGCGGGCAAGGCGTCGGCCGCCGAGCCGGTGACATTGTTCGTGACCGCCTCGGGGCTCGGCATCCAGCAGTTCGAGGCGAAGGACGCGGCCGGCCAGCGCTTCGTCGTACCGGACCATCGGTACCTGTACTGCTTCACCAGCGAGCGCGCCGCGAAGTACGACGGGAAGAACCGGTCGTTCTCGGTCAAGGAGAACAACGGGCTGAAGAACACGAACCTGCTGGCCCGGGCCGCTCGCGCGTCGGCGTCGTTCCCGGTGGCCTTCGGGCCGGTGCTGGAGACGCCGAAGATGGGCGACGCGCCGCCCCGGATGCAGCCCGGACCACATCAGGAGTCCGGCGCCTGGCTGGTCGACGGCGGCGTGCTCGACAACGCGCCGTTCGCGCCCGTCCTCGATGTGGTCGCGCGGCGGCCGGTGACCGGACGCGCGACCCGGTACGTCCTGTACGTCGTACCGTCGGCCGGGATCGGTTCTGCCGAGACGCGACTCGTGGATGCGAACCAGCCGAATTGGCGGGTGGCCGCGTTGTCCGCCGTCCAGTACCCGCGCGAGGTGGACTTCAGGTCGGATGTCGAGCAGTTGGAGCGGCTGCTGCTGGAGGCGGACGCATCCTGGTCCGACTCCCAGCGGCTCTTCGATCGTTGCATCCAGCAACCGCCTGAGCGGGACCGGTTGCGGGCGGCGGCGCAGATGCTCCTCCCGGCGTACTCGCGGGGCCGGGCCGCCGGTGGCGTCTGGGAGGCGGTGACCATCGCGACCCACGACCAGTCGACCGTGCTGGACGCGGCGACCGCGTTGTCCGAGGCGCAGATCGACGACATCCTCGCCACCAAGCATCCGTGGGTGCCCGGGCCGGACGGGTCGATGCTGCCGCTGCGCATCGAGGCCGGAAACCCCTGCTGGGATTGGGGAACGGGCGCCGCGGAGCGCGTAGTACGGCTGGTTCTGCGGTCGCTGCGGACTCAGATCGACAGCGCGGCCAGGGAGGAGCGGGCGGACCTCGATCGGCGGTTGAAGGCGACCAGCGACAGCCTGCAGCGGGTTCTGGCGGTGCGTGACGAGTTGTCGGACGAGCTGGCGAAGGCGGACCTGGATCTGCAACCTGCCGGTGGAGCCGAGGCGGTCGCGGTCGGGCTGACCGACATCTTCGAGCTGCTGCAGGTTCAGCGGGCGCTCGGCGACGAGTTTGCCGCGCTGATCAAGGTCGTCGGGATCGACGTCGTGGAGACGGCGCTCGAGGTCGAGGTCGTGTCGCGGTGTACGTCCGCTCGTACGCCGCAGCAGCGCAGCGCGCCGTTCCAGTTCCTGCGACTCGGACCGGATATCCCACTGACGCTGCTGGACGAACTCCCCGAGGGCTCGATCGCGAACGATCTGAAGGACCGGATTCTGTACGGCACCCAGGTCGGGCACTTCGGCGCTTTCGGCGCGGCGGACTGGCGGCGCTGGGATTGGCTGATGGGCCGGCTGCACTGCGTCGCGCACCTCGGCGCGATGCTCGGCGCCGACCCGGACTGGATCCGCGAGACCCAGCGTCAGGTGCTCGAAGCCGAGGACTGGAAGATCGGCAAGGTGTTGGAGCGGATCCAGCGGCTGGCCAATGACTTCCCGGCCGACGCCGGGATGGGCGCGCTCACGACGATGCGGAACGAGCTCAACACCACTCGCGAAGGCATCGCCACCACCAAGGGGCTTGCCGACCGGATGGTTGCTGTGTCGGGTGGGCTCAGTCCTGTCTTCGGCAACTGGGTGAAGGCGGTCGCCGGGCGCAAGCAGCAGCCGGGGTCGTGGTTGTTGCAGTGCGCGCGGTGGTTCACCGAGCCGGCGCGGCAGACCGCTTGGCATCGACTGGTGAAGAGCGCGGATCTGACACCGGCTCGGCAGCCGTTGATCTTCCAGCGGTGGTTGCCGGTGGCGTTGCTGGCCGCGGTGGTGTTGCTGCTGGTGGCTGCGGGTGTGGTCGACGTGGCGGCGGTCCGGATCATCTTTGCGTTGCTGGCTGGGCTGGTGCTGGCCGTCGGTGCCGCGGTGATGGCCGGAACTTGGTATGTCCGGCGGCAGCGGAAGCGGATCCAGTTGTGGATCGAGAACCGGCTGCCGCCGATCAGTCCTGAGCCGCGTGATCGGTCTTGAGGCCTGTTTTCAGTCCTGGGTTACGAAGTCGATGAGCTCTTCGACCCGGCCGAGGAGCTCCGGCTCCAGGTCGGCGAAGCTCTTCACCTTCGACAGGATGTGCTTCCAGGCCGCCGCCACGTCGGCTTGATCGGTCGCGGGCCAGCCGAAGGTCTCCAGTACGCCGTGCTTCCAGTCCGTGCCGCGCGGGATCTTCGGCCACGCCGCGATGCCCAGCGACGACGGCTTCACCGCTTCCCAGATGTCGATGAACGGGTGCCCGACGACCAGCACGTTCCGGTTGTTCACCTGGGCCGCGAGCTTGGACTCCTTGGACCCCTCGACCAGGTGATCGACCAGTACGCCGAGCCGCCGGCCGGGACCTGGCTGGAATCGGTTCACGATCGCCGGTAGGTCGTCGATGCCTTCCATGTACTCGATGACGACGCCTTCGATCCGGAGGTCGTCGCCCCACACCCGCTCGACGAGCTCGGCGTCGTGGCGACCCTCGACGTAGATCCGGCTGGCGCGCGCGACCTTGGCCCGGACGTTGCTCACGGCGACCGACCCGGAGGCGGTCTTCGTCTTCTTGGCCGGCCCCGGCCGCTTCGGCGGCTGCAGGCTGACGGGCTTCCCGTCGACCCAGAACCCCGGACCCATGGGATAGGTCTTGATCCGCCCGTGCCGATCCTCGAGATCCACGACTCCGTGTTCCCACCGGACGACAGCGCCGACGAACCCGGACGACGGTTCCTCGACCACCATCCCTTTTTCGACCGCTATCTCAACGGTCCGCCCGTTCTTGGGCTTCCGCCAGTCACCCGACAGCACGTCGTTCCCATACCGATCAGCCACTCCTGCACCCTAGTCGTTGAGCAGGAACCAATCGCGCGTTGCCTGCCGGGCGAGTTTGCCGCTGGAGGTCCGCTGGATGCTGCCGGACGCGGCCTGGCCTGAGCCGGGAATGGGCCGCGGCGACGATCGCCTCGATGTCTTGCGGGTGGTGGTTCTGGCCGTCCACGATGATCAGGTCCTTGAGGCGACCGGTCAGATACAGCTCGCCGTCGTACAGGGCGCCGAGATCGCCGGTCCGCAGCCAGGGCCCGGTGCCATCGGCAAGGGTCGCACCGAACACTTCCGCGGTGCGTTCCGGGTCGGCCCAATACCCGGCGGCAACGTTGGGCCCGCTGAGCCAAACCTCGCCGACGACACCTGCTCGCAAGGCATGCAATCCGGATCAACAATCACCAGCGGTGCCCAGCCGGCAACCCAAGAGACACCAACTCGACCTCGCGCTCGACCGAAGCGCGTAGTACTCCCTTGCTCAAAGCCTCCCGGTCGAACGAGCGCGCGGTCGGCGGCGCGTCCACCCGAGCGCTGGTCACGAAGACAACCGCCTCCGCAAGCCCGTACGCCGGCGTGTGGGGTGGCCGGGGCCAAGTTGAACGTGCGGTTGAAGTTCTCGATGGTGGCCGCACGGACCGGCTCGGCGCCATTGAGAAAGACCTTCACACGAGACAGATCGAGCGAATCCTTGTCGCTGATCCGCTTGACGCAGTAGTCGTAGGCAAAATTCGGCCCCGCCGTGTACACGTCCAAGGAGCTCTGACCGAGCTTCCACCAGCGCGCGGGGTGCATCAGGAATGCCATCGGAGCAATGAACACCGACTGATCGCCGTGCAGGATCGGTACGCCGAACGCCAGTATCAGTCCCATGTCATGCCACAACGGCAACCAACTGACCGTCATCGACCGCCCGGGCTCAAACCGAAAAGCCTCGATGAGCTGCCGAATATTGGCAACAAGATTGCCATGAGTAACCAGCACCCCAGCCGGCTCCCCAGTAGCCCCCGACGTGTACTGCAGATAGGCAACATCATCCGGCCCGACACGTCCGAGATCCCGGTCAGCCGGGTCATCGGTGCTATCGGGCTGCCGCGTGTCTGGTTTGCCGATGCGCTGGAGGTTCCAGTCGGATGAGTCGATCACTGGGCAGACGGCGACTTGTTCGGTCGCGGCGCGGAGGGCGCGGGTGGTCAGCGCGCAGGCGGGTGCGCTGTTGGCGAGCGGCTCCTGAGCCGCGATTGATGGCCGGGCAGCTCGGGGGAGAACAGCGGAACCGCGATCGTACGGGCATAGCAGGAGCCGAGCAGAGCGACGAGGTAGTCCAGCCCTTGTGGCGCAAGGATGGCGACGCGATCGCCCGGTTCGGCGTACCGGCGAATCGCGGCAACAGCAGCGCGGGCTCGACGATCAACCTCAGACCAGGTCAGCGTCTCCCTCGTCCCATTCCGGTCGGCCTGATAGTCGACGAAGGTGTAGGCAGGCGCGTCGGGCTTCTCCGCGGCCCAGCGTCTGACCAGCTCGACGATGGTCACCAGCGACGCCAGGACGCGAGCGGCAGCTCGACCACGCGGCCGGCTCGGCGTTCAAGCGGATAGCCGTGAACTTCGAGAGTCGCGAGCTGACCGCCATCCGCAACCGCGGCAATCACCCGCGCCCCGTCCGTGACAGACACCACCCCCGCGAGCACCGCGGCCGCTACCTCACCGACCGAATGCCCAACAACCCCACCCGGCACCACCCCACGCCGCCGCCAAAGCAACCCCAACGCAACCTGCACCCCAAACCCCGCCGCCACGTTCTTGTACGGAGTATTCGGTGGGATGCCGGTGAGGACCGCGTTTCTTAGGGAGAGGCCGTTGCCCAGTGGAGGAGGGGGGCTAGTTCGTCGATGATTGCGGCGAACTCTGGTTCGCTTTCGGCGAGGGTGCGGAGGCTGGTCCAGTTCGGTTGGTGGCCGGAGAAGACCCAGACCGGTGCGGGCGGTGGATCGATGACCTGGCCGAAGACCACTGCCGGATGTGGGCGGTCCTCGGCGAGCGCGATCAGGCCCGCCACCAGCTCGGCGCGATCCCGGGCGACCACGGCCGTTCGGACTGGACCACGGCCGACCAGTCTCGCCAGGGCGTAGGCGACATCGGCCAGGCCGTCACCACCGCAACGGAGCTGATTCGCAAGCGCAGCGGCGTACGGGCGGATGCGATCGAGCGAGCTGTCGGAGAGGAGGAAACGTCCAACGCCGTGCAGTGGTGATTCGGCCAGCGGCTGGCGGACCCGCTGTACGACGAACTGGTTGGTGCCATCTGAAAGCGTCGTGAGCTTTCTGCCGGTGTCCAGCACCGTCTTGATCAGGCTGTCGAATTCGGTCGCGGTGTCGGCGGACTCGATCTCGCCGGGTGTCGCGGTGTCGTTGATCAGGGCAAGCACCCGATCGCCGTCGCGTTCGGCGTCGGGGAAGCGCTTGAGTACGACGACCGCGCAGCCCGCATCGGACCGTTCGACTGCCGCCAGGGCGAGATCCGACTCACCCGCGCGAAGACTCTCGACCGCCAGACCGCCAGACCGGCCGCGGCGAGCGGCGACGAATCCGCGAACTCCACCACCCGGCTGCGATCAAGCCCCCACGGCGCGATCCCCGCCCGCTCCAACGCCTCCCACCCAACCTCCAACACCAACCGCTCCCGCGGATCCATCCCCTCGGCCCCAAAAAACTCCGCATCAACCCTGGTCGCATCAACCTCGACCGTGGCTGCCCCGGCGGCGGCAACGCCTGTCTC
It encodes:
- a CDS encoding extracellular solute-binding protein, yielding MRPSAGYRTAVVVLACSLTLLASACGGNDQSSASSGSGDDGRKIELTIATFNEFGYSDLYREYEAAHPNVKITERRGATVDVHIKNLDDNLAAGSGMADIEAMEVSWIYKYLAKADKFVDLRQYGADDLKSRWLDWKVAGATTGDGRIIGYGTDIGPMAMCYRKDLFAKAGLPTDRAEVAKLFPDWASYFSYGRKFKREVPNSAWYDSATVTWDAMRNQLIQAYYSNQDRYLGAENERLRRTWNQVIAGTEEGLSARLPAWTDAWTKGFRTDAFATIACPGWLLGVIQDNAGSFGKGKWDVADVFPGGGGNWGGSYLTVPTQSANPEEAAKLAAWLTAPEQQIKVFKKVGSFPSTTDAYDSPQVKSQVNPYFNNAPVGKIFINRAQNVILKQHKGPRDGEINQVFSEALQRVEEGKQSPAAAWKQALRDSDKAANVRKTG
- a CDS encoding LacI family DNA-binding transcriptional regulator — encoded protein: MPKQAHESMSPTLEQVAALAGVSRATVSRVVNGSPKVLPDTVAAVERAIVELGYVPNRAARALVTRRTDSVALVVPEPDSRVFSDPFFAGILRGVSAALAPTSSQLVLLIEPSAGDDQRLLRYLRGGHVDGAIIVSHHGRDNVLQELAQLPLPIVFSARPLGVEVPVASVDVDNVAGARTAVEYLLSKGRRKLGTVAGPVDMTAGIDRLTGYQLVMAEEGLPEAVAYGDFTADGGEQAALKLFDEHPDLDGLFVANDLMATAALRVISQLGRRVPQDVAVVGFDDSVVATTTTPKLTTVRQPVVQLGTRLAEILLAKINGADLTGPEIFSTELIIRGSA
- a CDS encoding DUF3376 domain-containing protein — protein: MSDHEIRIALVLNGGVSLAVWMGGVTHELDLIRRASGGGSRPAAQPYDEVLAARWKELCHRDGEQRRLVVDVIAGTSAGGLNGSLLATAISHGSTLDPDGDNGPWLRQRWVGLGSLEVGKLVPAAGKPSSSVLDGDFFLKELNSLLEGVADAGKASAAEPVTLFVTASGLGIQQFEAKDAAGQRFVVPDHRYLYCFTSERAAKYDGKNRSFSVKENNGLKNTNLLARAARASASFPVAFGPVLETPKMGDAPPRMQPGPHQESGAWLVDGGVLDNAPFAPVLDVVARRPVTGRATRYVLYVVPSAGIGSAETRLVDANQPNWRVAALSAVQYPREVDFRSDVEQLERLLLEADASWSDSQRLFDRCIQQPPERDRLRAAAQMLLPAYSRGRAAGGVWEAVTIATHDQSTVLDAATALSEAQIDDILATKHPWVPGPDGSMLPLRIEAGNPCWDWGTGAAERVVRLVLRSLRTQIDSAAREERADLDRRLKATSDSLQRVLAVRDELSDELAKADLDLQPAGGAEAVAVGLTDIFELLQVQRALGDEFAALIKVVGIDVVETALEVEVVSRCTSARTPQQRSAPFQFLRLGPDIPLTLLDELPEGSIANDLKDRILYGTQVGHFGAFGAADWRRWDWLMGRLHCVAHLGAMLGADPDWIRETQRQVLEAEDWKIGKVLERIQRLANDFPADAGMGALTTMRNELNTTREGIATTKGLADRMVAVSGGLSPVFGNWVKAVAGRKQQPGSWLLQCARWFTEPARQTAWHRLVKSADLTPARQPLIFQRWLPVALLAAVVLLLVAAGVVDVAAVRIIFALLAGLVLAVGAAVMAGTWYVRRQRKRIQLWIENRLPPISPEPRDRS
- a CDS encoding DUF3097 domain-containing protein; this encodes MADRYGNDVLSGDWRKPKNGRTVEIAVEKGMVVEEPSSGFVGAVVRWEHGVVDLEDRHGRIKTYPMGPGFWVDGKPVSLQPPKRPGPAKKTKTASGSVAVSNVRAKVARASRIYVEGRHDAELVERVWGDDLRIEGVVIEYMEGIDDLPAIVNRFQPGPGRRLGVLVDHLVEGSKESKLAAQVNNRNVLVVGHPFIDIWEAVKPSSLGIAAWPKIPRGTDWKHGVLETFGWPATDQADVAAAWKHILSKVKSFADLEPELLGRVEELIDFVTQD
- a CDS encoding AMP-binding protein, whose product is MRAGVVGEVWLSGPNVAAGYWADPERTAEVFGATLADGTGPWLRTGDLGALYDGELYLTGRLKDLIIVDGQNHHPQDIEAIVAAAHSRLRPGRVRQHPADLQRQTRPAGNARLVPAQRLGCRSG
- a CDS encoding AMP-binding protein translates to MTIVELVRRWAAEKPDAPAYTFVDYQADRNGTRETLTWSEVDRRARAAVAAIRRYAEPGDRVAILAPQGLDYLVALLGSCYARTIAVPLFSPELPGHQSRLRSRSPTAHPPAR
- a CDS encoding acyltransferase domain-containing protein, which translates into the protein MQVALGLLWRRRGVVPGGVVGHSVGEVAAAVLAGVVSVTDGARVIAAVADGGQLATLEVHGYPLERRAGRVVELPLASWRRW
- a CDS encoding beta-ketoacyl synthase N-terminal-like domain-containing protein, yielding MVHGLLTEAQQIAVVGLARRQPGTNTTDVAETGVAAAGAATVEVDATRVDAEFFGAEGMDPRERLVLEVGWEALERAGIAPWGLDRSRVVEFADSSPLAAAGLAVWRSRVFARVSRISPWRQSNGPMRAARSSYSSASPTPNATAIGCLP